A DNA window from Bradyrhizobium sp. CCBAU 53421 contains the following coding sequences:
- the nuoI gene encoding NADH-quinone oxidoreductase subunit NuoI, with product MSVNVNATARSLLLSEFVSAFFLAMRYFFQPKPTLNYPFEKGPISPRFRGEHALRRYPNGEERCIACKLCEAICPAQAITIEAGPRRNDGTRRTVRYDIDMVKCIYCGLCQEACPVDAIVEGPNFEFATETREELYYDKAKLLANGDRWEREIAKSIALDAPYR from the coding sequence ATGAGTGTCAATGTCAACGCAACAGCCCGCTCGCTTCTGCTCTCGGAATTCGTCTCGGCGTTCTTCCTGGCGATGCGCTATTTCTTCCAGCCGAAGCCGACGCTGAATTATCCGTTCGAGAAGGGCCCGATCTCGCCGCGCTTCCGCGGCGAGCACGCGCTGCGCCGCTATCCGAACGGCGAGGAGCGCTGCATCGCCTGCAAGCTGTGCGAGGCGATCTGCCCGGCGCAGGCGATCACGATCGAGGCCGGCCCGCGCCGCAACGACGGCACCCGCCGCACGGTGCGTTACGACATCGACATGGTGAAGTGCATTTATTGCGGGCTGTGCCAGGAGGCATGCCCGGTCGACGCCATCGTCGAGGGACCGAATTTCGAATTCGCGACCGAGACCCGCGAGGAACTCTATTATGACAAGGCCAAGCTGCTCGCCAACGGCGACCGCTGGGAGCGCGAGATTGCGAAGTCGATCGCGCTCGACGCGCCGTACCGGTGA
- the nuoE gene encoding NADH-quinone oxidoreductase subunit NuoE: protein MSVRRLAPKELQPASFTFTDENLAWAKKQIEKYPPGRQASAAIAILWRVQEQHDGWVSEAAIRAVADLLEMPHIRMLEIATFYTMFQLSPVGKKAHVQVCGTTPCRLRGAADLIEVCQHRIHHDPFQLSKDGNFSWEEVECLGACVNAPMVLIWKDTYEDLTKESFGKVLDGFAAGNPPKPGPQIDRQFSAPAGGPTTLKETT, encoded by the coding sequence ATGTCCGTCCGCCGCCTTGCCCCGAAGGAATTGCAGCCCGCGAGCTTCACGTTCACGGACGAGAATCTCGCCTGGGCCAAGAAGCAGATCGAGAAATATCCGCCGGGCCGTCAGGCCTCGGCTGCGATCGCGATTCTGTGGCGCGTGCAGGAGCAGCATGACGGCTGGGTTTCGGAAGCGGCGATCCGTGCCGTCGCCGACCTGCTCGAGATGCCGCATATCCGCATGCTGGAGATCGCGACCTTCTACACCATGTTCCAGCTCTCGCCAGTCGGCAAGAAGGCGCATGTCCAGGTCTGCGGCACCACGCCGTGCCGGCTGCGCGGCGCCGCCGATCTGATCGAGGTCTGCCAGCATCGCATCCATCACGATCCCTTCCAGCTGTCGAAGGACGGCAACTTCTCCTGGGAAGAGGTCGAGTGCCTGGGGGCCTGCGTGAACGCGCCGATGGTGCTGATCTGGAAGGACACCTATGAGGACCTGACCAAGGAAAGCTTCGGCAAGGTGCTCGATGGCTTCGCCGCCGGCAATCCGCCGAAGCCGGGTCCGCAGATCGACCGTCAGTTCTCGGCGCCCGCAGGCGGCCCGACGACACTGAAGGAAACCACCTGA
- the nuoL gene encoding NADH-quinone oxidoreductase subunit L translates to MIQAIVFLPLLGAILAGIISLVGAHARCPSGDTVDHHDDAHGDAHASDAHASAAHDDHGHDDHGHDDHHVSEPPAAGSRLAELITTGLLFVSAALSWFALVDVGFMHHDARVVLLPWITSGDLQVAWTLRVDTLTAVMLVVVNTVSALVHLYSIGYMDEDPNRPRFFGYLSLFTFAMLMLVTSDNLVQLFFGWEGVGLASYLLIGFWYQKPSANAAAIKAFVVNRVGDFGFALGIFAIFALVGSTDFETIFHAAPGLTGKTIDFFGWHPDALTLTCLFLFMGAMGKSAQFLLHTWLPDAMEGPTPVSALIHAATMVTAGVFMVARLSPLFELSPTAQAVVMFFGATTAFFAATIGLVQNDIKRIVAYSTCSQLGYMFVAMGAGAYSVGMFHLFTHAFFKALLFLGSGSVIYAMHHEQDIRNMGGLWRKIPYTFAVMCIGTLALTGFPLFAGYFSKDAIIESAYAAHNPFATYAYLLTIVAAGLTSFYSWRLIFKTFFGEPHDQKHYEAAHESPVWMLVPIGVLAAGSILAGLPFKEVFASPHGVEEFFRESVKMNPHILEDMEHMPSWLAPLPTVMMALGLFVSYLFYIRRPYLPVELANQQPMLYQFLLNKWYFDELYDWIFVRPAKWLGYTLWKKGDGFVIDGFGPDGVSARVLDVTRNVVKLQTGYLYHYAFAMLIGAAGLITWFMFGLGGQ, encoded by the coding sequence ATGATACAGGCAATCGTATTCCTGCCTCTGCTGGGCGCGATCCTCGCAGGCATCATCTCGCTGGTCGGCGCGCATGCGCGCTGTCCGAGCGGTGACACCGTCGATCACCACGACGACGCGCATGGCGACGCCCATGCTTCTGACGCTCATGCCTCGGCAGCCCACGACGATCACGGCCACGATGACCATGGCCATGACGACCACCATGTCTCCGAGCCGCCGGCGGCCGGATCGCGGCTGGCCGAACTGATCACCACGGGTCTCCTGTTCGTTTCGGCGGCGCTGTCCTGGTTCGCGCTGGTCGATGTCGGCTTCATGCACCATGACGCGCGCGTCGTGCTGCTGCCCTGGATCACCTCGGGCGACCTGCAGGTGGCCTGGACGCTGCGGGTCGACACCCTGACCGCCGTGATGCTGGTCGTGGTCAACACCGTGTCCGCGCTCGTCCACCTCTATTCCATCGGCTACATGGACGAGGACCCGAACCGACCGCGCTTCTTCGGTTATCTCTCGCTGTTCACCTTCGCGATGCTGATGCTGGTGACCTCGGACAACCTCGTGCAGCTGTTCTTCGGCTGGGAGGGCGTCGGTCTCGCGAGCTACCTCCTGATCGGGTTCTGGTACCAGAAGCCGTCGGCCAACGCCGCGGCGATCAAAGCCTTCGTGGTCAACCGCGTCGGCGACTTCGGCTTCGCGCTCGGCATCTTCGCGATCTTCGCGCTGGTCGGCTCGACCGACTTCGAGACCATCTTCCATGCCGCGCCCGGGCTGACCGGCAAGACCATCGATTTCTTCGGCTGGCACCCTGACGCGCTGACCCTGACCTGCCTGTTCCTGTTCATGGGCGCGATGGGCAAGTCGGCCCAGTTCCTGCTGCACACCTGGCTGCCGGACGCGATGGAAGGCCCGACCCCGGTGTCGGCGCTGATCCACGCCGCGACCATGGTCACCGCCGGCGTCTTCATGGTGGCGCGGCTGTCGCCGCTGTTCGAGCTGTCACCGACCGCGCAGGCGGTGGTGATGTTCTTCGGCGCGACCACGGCGTTCTTCGCCGCCACGATCGGCCTGGTGCAGAACGACATCAAGCGCATCGTCGCGTATTCGACCTGTTCGCAGCTCGGCTACATGTTCGTGGCGATGGGAGCAGGGGCCTATTCGGTCGGCATGTTCCACCTGTTCACGCACGCCTTCTTCAAGGCGCTGCTGTTCCTAGGCTCCGGCTCGGTGATCTACGCGATGCACCACGAGCAGGACATCCGCAACATGGGTGGCCTGTGGCGCAAGATCCCGTACACCTTCGCGGTGATGTGCATCGGCACGCTGGCGCTGACCGGCTTCCCGCTGTTCGCCGGCTACTTCTCCAAGGATGCGATCATCGAATCCGCCTATGCCGCGCATAATCCGTTCGCGACCTACGCCTACCTGCTGACGATCGTGGCCGCCGGCCTGACCTCGTTCTACTCCTGGCGTCTGATCTTCAAGACGTTCTTCGGCGAGCCGCACGACCAGAAGCACTACGAGGCCGCGCATGAGAGCCCGGTCTGGATGCTGGTGCCGATCGGCGTGCTTGCAGCCGGCTCGATCCTGGCCGGCCTGCCGTTCAAGGAAGTGTTCGCCAGTCCGCATGGCGTCGAGGAGTTCTTCCGCGAGTCCGTCAAGATGAACCCGCACATCCTCGAGGACATGGAGCACATGCCGAGCTGGCTCGCGCCGCTGCCCACCGTGATGATGGCGCTCGGCCTCTTCGTATCGTACCTGTTCTACATCCGCAGGCCGTACCTGCCGGTCGAGCTCGCGAACCAGCAGCCGATGCTGTACCAGTTCCTGCTCAACAAATGGTACTTCGACGAGCTGTACGACTGGATCTTCGTGCGCCCGGCGAAGTGGCTCGGCTACACGCTGTGGAAGAAGGGCGATGGCTTCGTCATCGACGGCTTCGGTCCGGACGGCGTCTCCGCCCGCGTGCTCGACGTCACCCGCAACGTCGTGAAATTGCAGACCGGCTACCTCTATCACTACGCGTTCGCGATGCTGATCGGGGCGGCCGGATTGATCACCTGGTTCATGTTCGGCTTGGGAGGCCAGTAA
- the nuoK gene encoding NADH-quinone oxidoreductase subunit NuoK yields MTIGLGHYLAVAAILFTLGILGIFLNRKNIIVILMSIELILLSVNINLVAFSTFLGDIVGQVFALLVLTVAAAEAAIGLAVLVVYFRNRGSIAVEDVNLMKG; encoded by the coding sequence ATGACCATCGGGCTAGGGCACTATCTGGCAGTCGCTGCGATCCTGTTCACCCTCGGGATCCTCGGCATCTTCCTCAACCGCAAGAATATCATCGTCATCCTGATGTCGATCGAGCTGATCCTGCTCTCGGTCAACATCAACCTTGTGGCGTTCTCGACCTTCCTCGGCGACATCGTCGGCCAGGTGTTCGCGCTGCTGGTGTTGACGGTGGCGGCAGCCGAGGCCGCGATCGGCCTCGCCGTGCTGGTGGTGTATTTCCGCAACCGCGGTTCGATCGCGGTTGAAGACGTCAATCTGATGAAGGGCTAG
- a CDS encoding NADH-quinone oxidoreductase subunit D → MNEQPQNLRNFTINFGPQHPAAHGVLRLVLELDGEVVERVDPHIGLLHRGTEKLIEHKTYLQAIPYFDRLDYVAPMNQEHAFCLAAEKLLGITVPRRGQLIRVLYCEIGRILSHLLNVTTQAMDVGALTPPLWGFEEREKLMVFYERASGSRMHAAFFRVGGVHQDLPPKLIDDIDAWCDPFLKVVDDLDRLLTGNRIFKQRNVDIGVVPLKEAWEWGFSGVMVRGSGAAWDLRKSQPYECYAEMDFDIPIGKNGDCFDRYLIRMEEMRQSVRIMKQCVQKLKAPDGQGPVVVEDNKIAPPRRGEMKRSMEALIHHFKLYTEGVHVPAGEIYAAVEAPKGEFGVYLVADGTNKPYKCKIRAPGFAHLQAMDHICKGHLLADVSAILGSLDIVFGEVDR, encoded by the coding sequence ATGAACGAGCAGCCGCAAAATCTTCGTAACTTCACCATCAATTTCGGCCCGCAGCATCCGGCGGCGCACGGCGTGCTTCGCCTCGTGCTGGAGCTCGACGGCGAAGTCGTCGAGCGTGTCGATCCGCATATCGGCCTGCTTCACCGCGGCACCGAGAAGCTGATCGAGCACAAGACCTATCTGCAGGCGATTCCGTATTTCGATCGCCTCGACTACGTCGCGCCGATGAACCAGGAGCATGCGTTCTGCCTCGCGGCGGAGAAGCTGCTCGGCATCACGGTGCCGCGCCGCGGCCAGCTGATCCGCGTGCTCTATTGCGAGATCGGCCGCATCCTGTCGCATCTGCTCAACGTCACCACGCAGGCGATGGACGTCGGCGCGCTGACCCCGCCGTTGTGGGGTTTTGAAGAGCGCGAAAAGCTGATGGTGTTCTACGAGCGCGCTTCGGGCTCGCGCATGCACGCGGCGTTCTTCCGCGTCGGCGGCGTGCACCAGGACCTGCCGCCGAAGCTGATCGACGATATCGATGCGTGGTGCGATCCGTTCCTCAAGGTGGTCGACGACCTCGATCGGCTGCTGACCGGCAACCGCATCTTCAAGCAGCGCAACGTCGACATCGGCGTGGTGCCGCTGAAGGAGGCCTGGGAGTGGGGCTTCTCCGGCGTGATGGTGCGCGGCTCGGGCGCGGCATGGGACCTGCGCAAGTCGCAGCCCTATGAGTGCTACGCCGAGATGGATTTCGACATTCCGATCGGCAAGAACGGCGACTGCTTCGACCGCTACCTGATCCGCATGGAAGAGATGCGCCAGTCGGTGCGCATCATGAAGCAGTGCGTCCAGAAGCTGAAGGCGCCCGACGGGCAGGGCCCGGTCGTGGTCGAGGACAACAAGATCGCGCCGCCGCGCCGCGGCGAGATGAAGCGCTCGATGGAAGCGCTGATACATCACTTCAAGCTCTACACCGAAGGTGTGCACGTGCCGGCCGGCGAGATTTACGCCGCGGTCGAGGCCCCGAAGGGCGAGTTCGGCGTCTATCTCGTCGCCGACGGCACCAACAAGCCTTACAAGTGCAAGATCCGCGCGCCGGGCTTCGCCCATCTGCAGGCGATGGATCACATCTGCAAGGGCCATCTGCTGGCCGACGTTTCCGCCATCCTTGGCTCGCTGGACATCGTGTTCGGCGAGGTCGACCGGTGA
- the nuoF gene encoding NADH-quinone oxidoreductase subunit NuoF, translating to MLDDKDRIFKNLYGLHDWGLEGARRRGAWDGTKGIIDKGRDWIINEMKASGLRGRGGAGFPTGMKWSFMPKESKDGRPSYLVVNADESEPGTCKDREIMRHDPHLLVEGCLLASFAMGAHACYVYIRGEFIRERERLQAAIDQAYDAKLVGKDNINGWPFDIYVAHGAGAYICGEETALLESLEGKKGQPRLKPPFPANVGLYGCPTTVNNVESIAVAPDILRRGAAWFAGIGRPNNVGTKLFCISGHVERPCNVEEAMGIPFRELIEKHCGGIRGGWDNLKAVIPGGSSVRMVPAEQIIDTPMDFDSLSKLRSGLGTAAVIVMDKSTDLIRAIARISYFYKHESCGQCTPCREGTGWMWRVLTRMAEGRAHKREIDMLLEVTKQVEGHTICALGDAAAWPIQGLIAHFRHEIEERIDQYSHKADLDDQGVRDPVHMVAAE from the coding sequence ATGCTCGACGACAAGGACCGCATCTTCAAGAACCTCTACGGCCTCCATGATTGGGGCCTCGAGGGCGCGCGCCGCAGAGGCGCCTGGGATGGCACCAAGGGGATCATCGACAAGGGCCGCGACTGGATCATCAACGAGATGAAGGCCTCGGGCCTGCGCGGCCGCGGCGGCGCAGGTTTCCCGACCGGCATGAAGTGGTCCTTCATGCCCAAGGAATCCAAGGACGGCCGTCCGAGCTACCTCGTCGTCAACGCGGACGAGTCCGAGCCCGGCACCTGCAAGGACCGCGAGATCATGCGGCACGATCCGCATCTGCTGGTCGAGGGCTGCCTGCTCGCGAGCTTCGCGATGGGCGCGCATGCCTGCTACGTCTACATCCGCGGCGAGTTCATTCGTGAGCGCGAGCGGCTGCAGGCGGCGATCGATCAGGCCTATGACGCCAAACTGGTCGGCAAGGACAACATCAACGGCTGGCCGTTCGACATCTATGTCGCGCATGGCGCCGGCGCCTATATCTGCGGCGAGGAGACCGCGCTGCTCGAGAGCCTCGAGGGCAAGAAGGGCCAGCCGCGGCTGAAGCCGCCGTTCCCGGCCAATGTCGGCCTCTATGGCTGCCCGACCACCGTCAACAACGTCGAGTCGATTGCGGTTGCGCCCGACATCCTGCGCCGCGGCGCCGCCTGGTTCGCCGGCATCGGCCGCCCGAACAATGTCGGCACCAAGCTGTTCTGCATCTCCGGTCATGTCGAGCGGCCCTGCAATGTCGAAGAGGCGATGGGGATTCCGTTCCGCGAGTTGATCGAGAAGCATTGCGGCGGCATCCGCGGCGGCTGGGACAATCTGAAGGCCGTCATCCCCGGCGGCTCGTCGGTGCGCATGGTGCCGGCCGAGCAGATCATCGACACGCCGATGGATTTCGACAGCCTGAGCAAGCTGCGCTCGGGCCTCGGCACCGCAGCCGTGATCGTGATGGACAAGTCGACCGACCTGATCCGGGCGATCGCGCGTATCTCCTACTTCTACAAGCATGAGAGCTGCGGCCAGTGCACGCCGTGCCGCGAGGGCACCGGCTGGATGTGGCGTGTGCTGACCCGCATGGCCGAGGGCCGCGCCCACAAGCGCGAGATCGACATGCTGCTGGAGGTCACCAAGCAGGTCGAGGGTCATACCATCTGCGCGCTCGGCGATGCCGCGGCGTGGCCGATCCAGGGTCTGATTGCGCACTTCCGTCACGAGATCGAAGAGCGCATCGATCAGTATTCGCACAAGGCCGATCTCGACGATCAGGGCGTTCGTGATCCCGTCCATATGGTCGCGGCGGAGTAG
- a CDS encoding NADH-quinone oxidoreductase subunit J yields MILPALFFYLFAAVCVASAVMVIVSRNPVHSVLFLILAFVNAAGLFILMGAEFLGMMLIVVYVGAVAVLFLFVIMMLDVDFVELREGFIQYLPIGIVIGGIFLFELLLVVGAWVINPQVTKTITAAIPTNVSNTEALGLVLYTKYIHYFQLAGMVLLVAMIGAIVLTLRHKANVKRQNINVQNARTPEMAMAMRKVASGQGLQDADAAEWVK; encoded by the coding sequence ATGATCCTTCCGGCGCTGTTCTTCTATCTGTTCGCCGCGGTCTGCGTGGCCTCGGCGGTCATGGTGATTGTCTCGCGCAATCCCGTGCACTCCGTGCTGTTCCTGATTCTGGCCTTCGTCAACGCGGCCGGGCTGTTCATCCTGATGGGTGCCGAGTTCCTCGGGATGATGCTGATCGTGGTCTATGTCGGCGCCGTCGCGGTGCTGTTCCTGTTCGTGATCATGATGCTCGACGTCGACTTCGTCGAACTGCGCGAGGGCTTCATCCAGTACCTGCCGATCGGTATCGTGATCGGCGGCATCTTCCTGTTCGAGCTGCTGCTGGTGGTCGGCGCCTGGGTGATCAACCCGCAGGTCACCAAGACGATCACGGCGGCGATCCCGACCAATGTCAGCAACACCGAGGCGCTCGGCCTCGTGCTCTACACGAAGTACATCCATTACTTCCAGCTCGCCGGCATGGTGCTGCTGGTCGCGATGATCGGCGCCATCGTGCTGACGCTGCGCCACAAGGCAAACGTCAAGCGGCAGAACATCAACGTGCAGAACGCGCGCACGCCGGAAATGGCGATGGCGATGCGCAAGGTGGCGTCGGGGCAGGGCCTGCAGGATGCCGATGCGGCGGAGTGGGTGAAATGA
- the nuoG gene encoding NADH-quinone oxidoreductase subunit NuoG, with translation MSKIIVDGKEIDVPPEYTLLQACEAAGAEIPRFCYHERLSIAGNCRMCLVEVKGGPKPVASCAWAVRDCRPGPKGEPPEISTRSPMVKKAREGVMEFLLINHPLDCPICDQGGECDLQDQAMGYGVDTSRFAENKRAVEDKYLGALVKTSMNRCIQCTRCVRFSAEVCGAPEMGATGRGEDMEITTYLEQALSSELQGNLVDICPVGALTSKPYAFAARPWELGKTQSVDVMDGVGSAIRVDTRGREVMRILPRINEAVNEEWISDKTRHVVDGLRTQRLDRPYVRENGQLRPATWQEAFAAIAAKAGRTDGKRIGAIAGDLAAVDEMYALKELLAKFGSVNLAVQGGDAFDAKAGRGSYIFNPTIAGIDQADAILIIGSHPRKEAAVLNARIRKRWRTGGLKVGMIGAKADFTYEHEYLGAGTDTLADLAAGKHSFADVLKNAKNPIILVGAGAYTRHDGAAVLAQAAKLAVDVGALKDGWNGFAVLQDTASRAGALDIGFSPAAGGLTTAQMTTFGTLDVLFLLGADEIKVPDGTFVVYIGTHGDKGAHRADVILPGAAYTEKSGIYVNTEGRAQIANRAAFPPGEAREDWAIIRALSDVLGKKLPFDSLQALRQAMFKTYPHLMRLDQIEAGKADDVKALAGKGGSVDKAAFKPTVEDFYLTNPIARASAVMAECSRLASGRMLTAAE, from the coding sequence ATGAGCAAGATCATCGTCGATGGCAAAGAGATCGATGTGCCGCCGGAGTACACGCTTCTGCAGGCGTGCGAGGCGGCCGGCGCCGAGATTCCGCGATTCTGCTATCACGAGCGGCTGTCGATCGCCGGCAATTGCCGGATGTGCCTGGTCGAGGTGAAGGGCGGCCCGAAGCCGGTCGCGAGCTGCGCCTGGGCCGTGCGCGACTGCCGTCCAGGCCCGAAGGGCGAGCCGCCGGAGATCTCGACCCGTTCGCCGATGGTCAAGAAGGCGCGCGAAGGCGTGATGGAATTCCTGCTGATCAACCATCCGCTGGACTGCCCGATCTGCGACCAGGGCGGCGAGTGCGACCTGCAGGACCAGGCGATGGGCTACGGCGTCGACACCAGCCGTTTCGCCGAGAACAAGCGCGCGGTCGAGGACAAGTATCTCGGCGCGCTGGTCAAGACCTCGATGAACCGCTGCATCCAGTGCACGCGCTGCGTCCGCTTCTCCGCCGAAGTCTGCGGTGCGCCGGAAATGGGCGCGACCGGCCGCGGCGAAGACATGGAGATCACGACCTATCTGGAGCAGGCGCTGAGCTCGGAGCTGCAGGGTAATCTCGTCGACATCTGCCCGGTCGGCGCGCTGACCTCGAAGCCCTATGCCTTCGCGGCGCGCCCCTGGGAGCTCGGCAAGACCCAGTCGGTCGACGTCATGGACGGCGTCGGCTCGGCGATCCGGGTCGACACCCGCGGCCGCGAGGTGATGCGCATCCTGCCGCGCATCAACGAGGCTGTTAACGAGGAGTGGATCTCCGACAAGACCCGGCACGTCGTCGACGGCCTGCGCACGCAGCGCCTCGACCGGCCCTATGTGCGCGAGAACGGTCAGCTCAGGCCGGCGACCTGGCAGGAAGCCTTTGCCGCCATCGCCGCCAAGGCCGGCCGCACCGACGGCAAGCGGATCGGCGCGATCGCCGGCGATCTCGCCGCGGTCGACGAAATGTATGCGCTGAAGGAGCTGCTCGCGAAGTTCGGGTCGGTCAACCTGGCAGTGCAGGGCGGCGACGCGTTCGACGCCAAGGCGGGCCGCGGCTCCTACATCTTCAATCCGACCATTGCCGGCATCGACCAGGCCGACGCGATCCTGATCATCGGCTCGCATCCGCGCAAGGAAGCTGCCGTGCTGAACGCGCGGATCCGCAAGCGCTGGCGCACCGGCGGCCTCAAGGTCGGCATGATCGGCGCCAAGGCCGATTTCACCTATGAGCACGAGTACCTCGGCGCGGGCACTGACACGCTGGCCGATCTTGCGGCCGGCAAGCACTCCTTTGCCGATGTGCTGAAGAACGCCAAGAACCCGATCATCCTGGTCGGCGCCGGCGCCTACACCAGGCATGACGGCGCGGCGGTGCTGGCACAGGCGGCCAAGCTCGCCGTCGACGTCGGTGCGCTGAAGGACGGCTGGAACGGCTTTGCCGTGCTGCAAGACACCGCCTCGCGCGCCGGCGCGCTCGATATCGGCTTCTCGCCGGCGGCCGGCGGCCTGACCACGGCGCAGATGACGACCTTCGGCACGCTCGACGTGCTGTTCCTGCTCGGCGCCGACGAGATCAAGGTGCCGGATGGTACCTTCGTCGTCTATATCGGCACCCATGGCGACAAGGGCGCGCATCGCGCCGACGTGATCCTGCCGGGCGCGGCCTATACTGAGAAGTCCGGCATCTACGTCAACACCGAGGGCCGGGCCCAGATCGCCAACCGTGCGGCATTCCCGCCCGGTGAAGCCCGCGAGGACTGGGCGATCATCCGCGCGCTGTCCGACGTGCTCGGCAAGAAGCTGCCGTTCGACTCGCTGCAGGCGCTGCGCCAGGCGATGTTCAAGACCTATCCGCACCTGATGCGGCTCGACCAGATCGAGGCCGGCAAGGCCGATGACGTCAAGGCGCTGGCCGGCAAGGGCGGCAGCGTCGACAAGGCGGCATTCAAGCCGACCGTCGAGGATTTCTATCTGACCAACCCGATCGCGCGGGCCTCTGCCGTGATGGCGGAATGCTCGCGCCTGGCGTCGGGCCGAATGCTGACGGCAGCGGAGTGA
- the nuoH gene encoding NADH-quinone oxidoreductase subunit NuoH, which translates to MAESFASSFWTGFLWPLIIMVAESLLLLVVLLIAIAYILLADRKIWAAVQIRRGPNVVGPFGLLQSFADLLKFVLKEPVIPSGSNKGVFLLAPLVSCILALAAWAVIPFDIGWVISDINVGILYIFAISSLSIYGIIMAGWSSNSKYPFLAALRSAAQMVSYEVSIGFVIITVLLCVGSLNLSAVVEAQNTRGLAHLIGLPQLTILNWYVWPLFPMFVVFYVSALAETNRPPFDLVEAESELVAGFMTEYGSTPYLLFMLGEYVAITTMCALASILFLGGWLPPVNLPPFTWIPGIVWFALKVFFMFFMFAMAKAIVPRYRYDQLMRLGWKVFLPLSLAMVVIVAGVLQFAGIAPK; encoded by the coding sequence ATGGCTGAATCCTTCGCAAGCTCGTTCTGGACCGGCTTCCTCTGGCCGCTGATCATCATGGTCGCGGAGAGCCTGTTGCTGCTCGTCGTGCTGCTGATCGCGATCGCCTACATCCTGCTCGCCGACCGCAAGATATGGGCGGCGGTGCAGATCCGCCGCGGCCCCAACGTGGTCGGCCCGTTCGGCTTGCTGCAATCCTTCGCCGACCTGCTGAAGTTCGTGCTGAAGGAGCCGGTGATTCCGTCCGGCTCCAACAAGGGCGTGTTCCTGCTGGCGCCCTTGGTCTCGTGCATCCTGGCGCTGGCCGCCTGGGCCGTGATCCCGTTTGATATCGGCTGGGTGATCTCCGACATCAATGTCGGCATTCTCTACATCTTCGCGATCTCATCGCTGTCGATCTACGGCATCATCATGGCCGGCTGGTCGTCGAACTCGAAGTACCCGTTCCTGGCCGCGCTGCGCTCGGCGGCGCAGATGGTGTCCTACGAAGTCTCGATCGGCTTCGTGATCATCACCGTGCTGCTCTGCGTCGGCTCGCTGAACCTGTCGGCGGTGGTCGAGGCCCAGAACACCCGCGGGCTCGCGCACCTGATCGGCCTGCCGCAGCTCACCATCCTGAACTGGTATGTGTGGCCGCTGTTCCCGATGTTCGTGGTGTTCTACGTCTCGGCGCTGGCGGAAACCAACCGTCCGCCGTTCGACCTGGTCGAAGCTGAATCCGAACTGGTCGCCGGCTTCATGACCGAATACGGCTCGACCCCGTATCTGCTGTTCATGCTCGGCGAGTACGTCGCGATCACCACGATGTGCGCGCTGGCGTCGATCCTGTTCCTGGGCGGCTGGCTGCCGCCGGTCAATTTGCCGCCGTTCACCTGGATTCCGGGCATCGTCTGGTTCGCCCTCAAGGTGTTCTTCATGTTCTTCATGTTCGCGATGGCGAAGGCGATCGTGCCGCGCTACCGCTACGATCAACTGATGCGGCTCGGCTGGAAGGTGTTCCTGCCGCTGTCGCTGGCGATGGTGGTGATCGTGGCCGGGGTGCTGCAGTTCGCCGGCATCGCGCCGAAGTGA